The following coding sequences are from one Arachis hypogaea cultivar Tifrunner chromosome 7, arahy.Tifrunner.gnm2.J5K5, whole genome shotgun sequence window:
- the LOC112702214 gene encoding uncharacterized protein: protein MGRKDKQRAKKTEHEEEEEHGSPMGSTPPLVFEVSSDDEEANEDLSLGIVEKALMRRKLPRNDVVSNGDDAIILGASSSRQDEVAVARNEGVLNEAREVVDVSDSEELKSERKKKSKSKKKKVKKVESEEHNVVTAEGQVTIETVETTKPIKEAENDEPAEEPAMVQMGDNAVLRKLLRGPRYFDAPDSGGWGACYNCGEEGHAAVNCTAAKRKKPCYVCCSLEHNAKNCTMGRDCYICKKGGHRAKDCPEKNLIGSQSLKICLKCGDSGHEMFSCKNDYSPDDLKEVQCYVCKKFGHLCCVNTADSTPRVISCYQCGQLGHTGLACARLRTEAADAATPSSCYRCGEAGHFARECTSSVKLGKRRRESSNTKTPKFQKENDYVGHRSAPHDIGKSWKKKKPFTEEKGLTTPRKPKHRGGWMTEHPAEFSPSKSKRSSWRSPATPPYKSSKVHSFRNESYTPKSNSSKIRKFHDPSPTPRRSPHSYQTRFSASRFGHSSSDGYGRSYNWW, encoded by the exons ATGGGTCGGAAAGATAAGCAGAGAGCGAAGAAAACGGagcacgaagaagaagaagaacacggATCGCCGATGGGTTCAACGCCGCCGTTGGTGTTCGAAGTAAGCAGCGATGACGAAGAGGCTAACGAGGATCTCAGCCTCGGGATCGTCGAGAAGGCTCTGATGAGGCGCAAGCTCCcgcgaaacgacgtcgtttccaaCGGCGATGATGCTATTATCCTCGGTGCTTCATCTTCGCGGCAGGACGAAGTCGCGGTGGCTCGAAACGAAGGCGTATTGAATGAAGCGAGAGAAGTTGTGGATGTTTCTGATAGCGAGGAGTTGAAAagtgagaggaagaagaagagtaagagtaagaagaagaaggtgaagaAAGTGGAATCTGAGGAACATAAT GTTGTTACAGCTGAAGGACAAGTAACAATAGAGACAGTAGAAACAACTAAACCAATCAAAGAGGCAGAGAACGATGAGCCTGCTGAAGAACCTGCCATGGTTCAGATGGGTGACAATGCTGTTCTGAGAAAGCTTCTT CGGGGTCCGAGGTATTTTGATGCTCCAGATAGTGGTGGTTGGGGAGCTTGCTATAATTGTGGCGAAGAAGGACATGCTGCAGTCAACTGTACAGCAGCTAAGCGCAAGAAACCATGCTATGTATGCTGCAGTTTGGAGCATAATGCTAAAAATTGTACCATG GGACGCGATTGCTATATTTGCAAGAAGGGTGGTCACCGTGCCAAAGACTGTCCAGAGAAGAACCTCATTGGATCTCAAAGCTTAAAAATATGCTTAAAGTGCGGAGATTCTGGGCATGAGATGTTTTCATGTAAAAATGATTATTCACCAGATGATCTCAAG GAGGTGCAATGCTACGTGTGCAAGAAATTTGGCCACTTATGTTGTGTCAATACTGCCGATTCTACACCGAGAGTAATTTCTTGTTACCAATGCGGTCAATTGGGGCACACTGGTTTG GCATGTGCAAGGTTGCGGACTGAGGCCGCAGATGCAGCTACACCCAGTTCATGTTATAGGTGTGGTGAAGCAGGACATTTTGCCCGAGAATGCACGAGTTCTGTTAAG TTAGGGAAGAGGAGACGGGAATCTTCTAATACAAAAACTCCGAAGTTCCAAAAAGAGAATGACTATGTAGGACATAGGTCTGCTCCTCATGATATTGGTAAGTcctggaaaaagaaaaagccttttACAGAAGAAAAAGGTTTAACAACCCCCCGGAAACCAAAGCATAGAGGTGGTTGGATGACAGAACATCCAGCAGAGTTCTCTCCTTCAAAGTCCAAAAGAAGCAGCTGGAGGTCTCCAGCAACACCACCTTATAAAAGCTCTAAGGTTCATTCATTTAGAAATGAAAGTTATACTCCAAAGTCTAACTCGTCAAAGATTAGGAAGTTTCACGATCCGAGCCCTACGCCGCGCAGATCACCTCACAGCTATCAAACTAGATTCTCAGCATCAAGGTTTGGCCACTCTAGTAGTGATGGATATGGGAGAAGTTACAACTGGTGGTAG
- the LOC112702212 gene encoding uncharacterized protein isoform X1 → MKVKKQRRHRKVLRFFTTCFGLRKPFKVLCDGTFVNHLIVNRITPADDALANILTAPVKLYTTRCVLAELKRLGSSYSEALEAAQQLIIARCEHEKCTGAEACVIQVIGENNSEHFFVASQDTDLRKKLREVPGVPLIYGLRNTLFLEPISAFQLQYVKTSGEKRLHMDDREYQIFRSKVMNRLSGEEADEIMENKDSRDETIKVEALKRSSTARNPMEIKDKPQFKRKRAKGPNPLSCKKKKSRESQNVGTSKETKQGDRSENAVRRSRKRKRSQKRQTATEA, encoded by the exons ATGAAGGTGAAAAAGCAGAGGAGGCACAGGAAGGTTCTAAGATTCTTCACTACTTGCTTTGGTTTGAGGAAGCCATTCAAGGTTCTCTGCGATGGCACCTTCGTTAACCATCTCATTGTCAATCGCATAACCCCTGCCGACGATGCCCTTGCCAATATCCTCACTGCTCCCGTTAAGCTTTATACAACGAG ATGTGTTTTAGCCGAGTTGAAACGACTTGGTAGCTCATATTCTGAGGCTCTTGAGGCAGCTCAACAACTCATAATAGCAAG ATGTGAGCATGAAAAATGTACTGGGGCAGAAGCCTGCGTCATACAGGTCATTGGAGAAAATAATTCCGAGCACTTTTTTGTTGCTAGTCAAGACACTGACCTGCGGAAAAAATTGCGAGAG GTTCCTGGTGTGCCTCTCATATATGGTCTCAGAAACACACTTTTCCTTGAACCTATATCTGCATTTCAGTTGCAATATGTTAAAACttctggagaaaaacgattgcatATGGACGATAGAGAGTACCAGATATTTAGGAGTAAGGTAATGAATAGATTATCTGGTGAGGAAGCAGACGAAATAATGGAAAACAAGGATTCAAGAGATGAAACTATAAAAGTAGAAGCATTAAAAAGGAGCAGCACCGCAAGGAATCCAATGGAAATCAAGGATAAACCTCAGTTCAAGAGAAAAAGAGCAAAG GGACCAAACCCACTTTCTTGCAAGAAGAAAAAAAGTCGTGAAAGCCAAAATGTTGGTACTTCAAAG GAAACGAAACAAGGAGACAGATCAGAAAATGCAGTGAGGAGAAGTAGGAAAAGGAAGAGGTCACAAAAACGGCAAACAGCAACAGAAGCCTAG
- the LOC112702212 gene encoding uncharacterized protein isoform X2, whose amino-acid sequence MKVKKQRRHRKVLRFFTTCFGLRKPFKVLCDGTFVNHLIVNRITPADDALANILTAPVKLYTTRCEHEKCTGAEACVIQVIGENNSEHFFVASQDTDLRKKLREVPGVPLIYGLRNTLFLEPISAFQLQYVKTSGEKRLHMDDREYQIFRSKVMNRLSGEEADEIMENKDSRDETIKVEALKRSSTARNPMEIKDKPQFKRKRAKGPNPLSCKKKKSRESQNVGTSKETKQGDRSENAVRRSRKRKRSQKRQTATEA is encoded by the exons ATGAAGGTGAAAAAGCAGAGGAGGCACAGGAAGGTTCTAAGATTCTTCACTACTTGCTTTGGTTTGAGGAAGCCATTCAAGGTTCTCTGCGATGGCACCTTCGTTAACCATCTCATTGTCAATCGCATAACCCCTGCCGACGATGCCCTTGCCAATATCCTCACTGCTCCCGTTAAGCTTTATACAACGAG ATGTGAGCATGAAAAATGTACTGGGGCAGAAGCCTGCGTCATACAGGTCATTGGAGAAAATAATTCCGAGCACTTTTTTGTTGCTAGTCAAGACACTGACCTGCGGAAAAAATTGCGAGAG GTTCCTGGTGTGCCTCTCATATATGGTCTCAGAAACACACTTTTCCTTGAACCTATATCTGCATTTCAGTTGCAATATGTTAAAACttctggagaaaaacgattgcatATGGACGATAGAGAGTACCAGATATTTAGGAGTAAGGTAATGAATAGATTATCTGGTGAGGAAGCAGACGAAATAATGGAAAACAAGGATTCAAGAGATGAAACTATAAAAGTAGAAGCATTAAAAAGGAGCAGCACCGCAAGGAATCCAATGGAAATCAAGGATAAACCTCAGTTCAAGAGAAAAAGAGCAAAG GGACCAAACCCACTTTCTTGCAAGAAGAAAAAAAGTCGTGAAAGCCAAAATGTTGGTACTTCAAAG GAAACGAAACAAGGAGACAGATCAGAAAATGCAGTGAGGAGAAGTAGGAAAAGGAAGAGGTCACAAAAACGGCAAACAGCAACAGAAGCCTAG
- the LOC112702213 gene encoding serine/threonine-protein kinase TOUSLED: MSDDMLVHFSSNSSNQSDQSLPTKIAKLEARMVGKASSTAAQQPGWSSVPSTGKFGGAAEDLAEACSSSDSDDDNGEEFLIQANTQKRLKLQEDDNSNVFEHLEVMTDGRQTSSEPVEIKISNDVNRKKHGRGRGNSGSGRGRGSRSNDQTRTQIPPTTALTSNGQTDLYHKDGRLKDQLRNDNFSSLEEEVASLRAKVVALEEDLRKSKQETSEYQNLCRQLEKELKDLTDQEQQMKPKRTKIISDLLISVSKAERQEARLKVRQDSLRLGNVGVIRAGTVLSETWEDGQALKDLNAQLRQLIETKEAIERQRKLFKKKQSDKGDTTDAEAGLPEDVLIHDEIYKSRLASIKREEEVILRERDRYELEKGRLIREMKRIRDEDGSRFNNFQILHHRYALLNLLGKGGFSEVYKAFDLVEHRYVACKLHGLNPQWSEEKKQSYMRHAIREYNIHKSLVHHHIVRLWDIFEIDQNTFCTVLEYCSGKDLDAVLKATPILPEKEARVILVQIFQGLIYMNKRTQKIIHYDLKPGNVLFDELGIAKVTDFGLSKIVEDDVGSQGMELTSQGAGTYWYLPPECFELSKTPYISSKVDVWSAGILFYQMLFGRRPFGHDQTQERILREDTIIKARKVDFPTRPAVSNEAKDFIRRCLTYNQIERPDVLTIAQDPYLTYSKK; encoded by the exons ATGTCTGATGATATGCTTGTGCATTTCTCTTCCAATTCCTCCAACCAATCTGACCAGTCCCTTCCAACGAAGATTGCGAAGCTGGAAGCTCGAATGGTGGGCAAGGCTTCCTCCACCGCTGCTCAGCAGCCAGGTTGGTCCTCTGTCCCTTCAACTGGGAAATTTGGAGGAGCTGCTGAGGATTTAGCTGAGGCATGTAGTTCCAGTGATTCTGATGATGAT AATGGTGAAGAATTCTTAATACAAGCCAACACGCAGAAGCGGCTAAAACTTCAAGAAGATGACAACTCTAATGTTTTTGAACATCTCGAG GTTATGACTGATGGAAGACAAACTAGTTCAGAGCCCGTCGAGATAAAAATAAGTAACGATGTGAATAGAAAGAAACATGGCCGTGGACGAGGCAATTCTGGTTCAGGAAGGGGCCGGGGTTCCAGATCTAATGATCAGACCAGAACACAAATACCTCCAACAACTGCTTTGACCTCAAATGGCCAGACCGATTTATACCATAAG GATGGAAGACTCAAAGATCAACTTCGTAATGATAATTTTTCTTCTTTAGAG GAGGAGGTTGCATCTTTACGGGCAAAGGTTGTAGCATTAGAGGAGGACTTACGTAAATCAAAACAGGAGACCTCTGAATATCAGAATCTTTGTCGGCAGTTGGAAAAG GAACTTAAGGACCTGACAGATCAAGAACAACAAATGAAGCCAAAG CGGACAAAAATAATATCTGATTTGCTGATATCAGTTTCAAAGGCTGAGAGACAAGAGGCCAGGCTGAAAGTGCGACAAGACTCATTGAGACTTGGAAATGTTGGTGTAATCAG AGCTGGAACTGTCTTATCTGAAACTTGGGAGGATGGTCAAGCATTAAAGGATCTGAATGCCCAGCTT AGACAACTAATAGAAACAAAGGAGGCAATTGAACGTCAGCGCAAATTATTCAAGAAAAAACAATCTG ATAAGGGAGATACAACTGATGCAGAGGCTGGATTACCAGAAGATGTTCTCATTCATGATGAAATTTATAAATCTCGACTGGCTAGCATCAAACGG GAGGAAGAAGTTATTTTGCGTGAGAGGGATCGCTATGAACTAGAGAAGGGAAGGTTGATTCGTGAAATGAAACGTATAAGGGATGAAGATGGTTCACGGTTCAACAACTTTCAGATTCTACACCATCGATATGCCCTTCTAAACCTTCTCGGAAAGGGAGGGTTCAGTGAGGTTTACAAG GCTTTTGATTTGGTAGAGCATAGATACGTTGCCTGCAAGCTTCATGGTTTAAATCCTCAATGGAGTGAAGAGAAGAAGCAGAGTTACATGCGGCATGCAATTCGGGAGTATAATATTCACAAGTCCCTTGTGCATCATCACATTGTTCGTTTATGGGACATATTTGAGATTGATCAAAATACGTTCTGCACTGTTCTGGAATATTGTAGTG GGAAAGATCTTGATGCTGTCCTTAAAGCAACACCTATATTGCCAGAGAAGGAGGCTAGAGTCATTCTGGTTCAGATTTTTCAAGGCCTTATATACATGAATAAAAGAACACAGAAGATTATCCATTATGATTTAAAGCCAGGAAATGTTCTGTTTGATGAGCTTGGTATTGCAAAAGTGACTGATTTTGGTCTCAGCAAGATAGTGGAGGATGATGTTGGATCCCAGGGTATGGAACTTACATCCCAGGGAGCTGGAACATATTG GTATTTGCCTCCTGAATGCTTTGAGCTCAGCAAGACGCCTTATATTTCATCGAAG GTTGATGTCTGGTCTGCTGGCATTTTGTTCTATCAAATGCTCTTCGGTAGACGTCCTTTCGGGCATGACCAAACTCAAGAGAGAATACTTCGTGAAGACACAATTATTAAGGCGCGCAAGGTTGACTTTCCTACTAGGCCTGCTGTTTCTAATGAGGCAAAG GATTTCATTCGTCGGTGTCTCACGTATAACCAGATCGAGAGACCAGATGTATTAACAATTGCTCAAGATCCATATCTCACATACTCAAAGAAGTAA